The DNA segment GCGCCCGCACGCTGCGCGCGCAGGCCGATCGCGATCAATCCCGCGCCGACGTGCAGCGCGCCCGCGCTCAGGTCGATGACGTGCAGACCCAGCTTGAGCGCGCCACGATCACCTCTCCTATTGATGGCGTCATCCTGGCCCGACATGTGGAGCCCGGCATGACCGTGGCCTCCTCGCTCCAGGCCCCCGAGCTCTTTTTGGCCGCCGAAGACCTCGCGCGCATGCGTCTGCAGGTATGGGTGGACGAGGCCGACGTGGGCCTCGTAAAACCCGGCCAGCAGGCCACCTTTAGCGTGAGCGCCTGGCCCGGCCAGACCTTCGACGCCACGGTCGAATCCCTCGATCTGGCGCCGACCCTGACCGAAAACGTCGTCACCTACGTCGCCGAGCTCTCCGTCGACAACAGCGAGCGCCTGCTGCGCCCCGGGATGAGCGCGGCGGTGACGATCATCACCGAGACACTCACCGGGGTGCTGCGCGTGCCCAACGCCGCGCTGCGCTTTACCCCGCCGGCCCCCGAAGAGGAGGCGCGCCCGGGCGGTGGCCTCCTGCCGCGCTTCGGACGCTGGGGCGGTCGCGGCGGCGGAGCGGCTCAGGGCGTGGGCACCGTTTATGTGCTTCAAAAGGGGGAGCCCACCGAGCTCCGGGTGCATACCGGCCGCAGCGACGGCCGCTTTACGCAAATCACCTCCGGCGAGCTCGAAGCCGACACCGAGCTGCTCATTGGCTTCAGCGAGGGGCCACCGCCGGAGGATGGGCCGCGAGGCGCTCGCGAACCCTCCGCGAAACAGGGAGGAAAGCGGTGAGCACCCTCCCTCCCTCCTCAAACCTCGCGCCCACCCCCATCATCGAGCTGCGCGAGGTGCGCAAGATCTACGGCGAAGGCAACACCGAGGTCCGCGCCCTCGACGGTGTCGATGTGGCCATCTACCCCGGGGAGTTTGTGGCGGTGATGGGCCCCAGCGGCTCGGGGAAATCCACCTGCATGAATATCATCGGATGCCTCGACTCCCCCTCCAGCGGCCAG comes from the Lujinxingia sediminis genome and includes:
- a CDS encoding efflux RND transporter periplasmic adaptor subunit; translated protein: MTTPRPLPDPETIERTLARSRRGRLPMWVGSTLVVGGLIAAVAWWQSPGEQPIHWQTQPADRGDIIVSASATGTVEARRTVTIGAEISGKLATVNVQKNEEVEEGQVLATFDTTVLESQLALARAGLASAQASLRRAQASLDEAEGEERRTRSLVEREVGAQAELEAARARTLRAQADRDQSRADVQRARAQVDDVQTQLERATITSPIDGVILARHVEPGMTVASSLQAPELFLAAEDLARMRLQVWVDEADVGLVKPGQQATFSVSAWPGQTFDATVESLDLAPTLTENVVTYVAELSVDNSERLLRPGMSAAVTIITETLTGVLRVPNAALRFTPPAPEEEARPGGGLLPRFGRWGGRGGGAAQGVGTVYVLQKGEPTELRVHTGRSDGRFTQITSGELEADTELLIGFSEGPPPEDGPRGAREPSAKQGGKR